CCGTCCTGCTCGTATAGGCCCGCCGGGCGCGCGCCGATCCGGCTGCCGGCCGCGCCCCTCAAAGCAGCCGGCCTTGGCTTACGGGGCTTGTATCCCCGAGTGAGCAGGAGTCGATCGATGACGATCTCCCTGACATTTCCCGATGGCGCGCAGCGCGAATTTCCTTCCGGCATCACCGGCAAGGAGCTTGCCGGTGGCATTTCGCCCTCTCTCCTGAAGCGTACGGTTGCGATGGCGCTCGACGGCGTGGTCGTCGACCTCGCCGATCCGATCACCGCCGATGCGAAGATCGAGTTCCTCAACCGCGAGGATCCGCGCGCGCTGGAATTGATCCGGCACGACTGCGCTCACGTTCTCGCCGAAGCGGTCCAGGAACTCTACCCCGGCACGCAGGTGACGATCGGCCCGGTCATCGAGAACGGCTTCTTCTACGATTTCTTCCGCAACGAGCCGTTCTCGCCGGAGGATTTCGCGCCGATCGAGAAGAAGATGCGCGAGATCGTCGCGCGCGACAAACCCTTCACCAAGGAGGTCTGGAGCCGCGACAAGGCCAAGGCGTTCTTCAGGGACAAGGGCGAGGCCTTCAAGGTCGAGCTGGTCGACGCGATCCCGGAAGACCAGACGCTGAAGATGTATGCGCAGGGCGACTGGATCGACCTCTGCCGCGGCCCGCACATGACCTCGGTCGGCAAGGTCGGCAACGCCTTCAAGCTGATGAAGGTGGCCGGCGCCTATTGGCGTGGCGACAGCAAGAACCCGATGCTGACGCGCATCTATGGCACCGCCTTCGCCCGGCAGGAGGAGCTCGACGCCCATCTCAAGCAGATCGAGGAAGCCGAGAAGCGCGACCATCGCCGGATCGGCCGCGAGATGGACCTGTTCCACTTCCAGGAGGAGGGGCCGGGCGTCGTCTTTTGGCACTCCAAGGGCTGGCGGCTGTTCCAGGAGGTGCTGACCTATATGCGCCGGCGGCTGGCCGCCGACTATGAGGAGGTCAACGCCCCGCAGGTGCTCGACAAGTCGCTCTGGGAGACCTCGGGCCACTGGGGCTGGTACCAGGACAACATGTTCGCGGTGAAGTCGGCCTCGGCTTTCGAGAATCCGAACGATCCGACGCGCGACCAGAAGGTCTTCGCGCTGAAGCCGATGAATTGCCCGGGCCATGTCCAGATCTTCAAACACGGCCTGAAGAGCTATCGCGACCTGCCGATCCGGCTCGCCGAATTCGGCAACGTCCACCGCTACGAGCCTTCCGGCGCGCTGCACGGGCTGATGCGGGTGCGCGGCTTCACCCAGGACGACGCGCACATCTTCTGCACCGAGGAGCAGCTCGCGGCCGAGTGCATGAAGATCAACGACCTGATCCTCTCGGTCTACGAGGATTTCGGCTTCACCGAGGAGCTCGTGATCAAGCTCTCGACGCGGCCGGAGAAGCGCGTCGGCTCCGACGCGGTCTGGGACCATGCCGAGGACGTCATGACCAGGGTGCTGGAGACGATCGCCAAACAGTCCGGCAACCGGATCAAGACCGAGATCAATCCGGGCGAGGGCGCTTTCTACGGGCCGAAGTTCGAGTATGTGCTGCGCGACGCCATCGGCCGCGACTGGCAATGCGGCACGACGCAGGTCGACTTCAACCTGCCGGAGCGCTTCGGCGCCTTCTATATCGGCTCGGACGGCGAGAAGAAGCAGCCGGTCATGGTCCATCGCGCCATTTGCGGCTCGCTGGAGCGCTTCGTCGGCATCCTGATCGAGCACCATGCCGGGCATTTTCCGCTCTGGCTGGCGCCCGAGCAGATCGTCGTCGCGCCGATCACCTCGGAGGCGGATGCCTATGGTGAGGAGGTCACCATGGCGCTGCTCTCGGCCGGTCTGCGTGCCCGCGCCGACCTGCGCAACGAGAAGATCAGCTACAAGGTGCGCGAGCACTCGCTGGCCAAGGTCCCGGTCATCCTCGCCGTCGGCAAGCGCGAGGCCGAGGAGAAGACCGTGACCGTGCGGCGCCTCGGCAGCCAGGCCCAGACGGTGATGAGCCTCGACGCCGTTGTCGCGGCGCTGGTCGAGGAGGCGACGCCGCCCGATCTCGCCCGGAAGCGGAAGGCCAGGGCGGCCATCTAGCGCGAGACTGCGTGCCGGCGATTGAATGCCGCCGGCACATGCGAGAGAATGTTGTTTGGCCTCGGACGCTTCTTGCGCCGGAGGCCAAGCAGTGTTCCGTCGGGTAACGTGGGATCAATCATGATCATCGCGACGATGGCCTCGCCGGTGCTCGGAGCTGAGTTTGCGGGGAGCCGACCGTGAGGCGCTTGAAGACCCTGAGCTGCATTGCCTCGATCCTCTACGGCCTGGGCGGCGTTGCCCGAGCAGAATCCACTTTCTTCGAGATCGGCGGCGATGCCCAATTCGCTTCCTACCGCGATATCGTGCGCCGTTATGTCCTTGAGAAGAGCAAAGCGAAAAGAAGCGAGATCTGCGTGATCGGCTTCGTCGCAGGAGACAACAGCCGGGCCGCGTGGGTGATCTGGCGCGCGGCGCGACAGGTCATTCTGCTAGAGCCAGGCTCGGATGACCTAACGTTTTCGCGCCGTGTGATCGATCTGAGAAAGGATGTGGTCGCTGACGAGCAGGCCCTGAAAGGCAGCACCTATCGCGTAACTCGCAAATGGGTCGCTGATCTCACCGGTGATTGCGAGGCCAGAGGGCAGCGCATGACTATACAACGCTGAAACCGCTTCTATGATGCCCCTTGCAACCTGGGGCTGTTTCGATGACCAAGCTTGCTTTACCAGCCCGCAACACGGATGCGGGAGCTGAGGTTCGGTTGCTTCTCGCCGAAGCACGCGGACCAGCATTCTCAAGCTATGTTTTCAGTGAATCCGAGAACGCGATGAAGCATATGGATCGCGTTCTCAACAATCGCTTGAGCAATAGACCTGCTCAATTCGGCGCTCCCGGCGCGACGAGCATTACCGATATTATCAAGGCAAAGGGGCAGTTCGCAGGATTTGAGAAGTATCCCATCTATGATGCGAGTATAAGTACTCGATTGCAAAAGATGCTTGATATCGCCAATAACAATAAGGATCGCCGCGCGCAAGAATTTGCCGATTTCGTTGAGGCGGCTATCGCGATTGCAACCAGTTCGATGATGATTGCTGAACCTTCGACGGGCATTCTGGCGGGGTGGAGAACGGGCGGCGCCTCGTCTCCAGGCGGCAGCTTCAAAAAGCACGCGACCATCGGTGGGATCGATTTCTATTTTATCTGACCGCGGGACGAATTGCATTTAAAGCGTCGCCTGCTGAACTTCACCAAGCCACACCACGAACGGCTCGCCAAAACCCGTCAGCCCATGCCAAATGGCCCGCATGCTGACGGGTTCCTATCGCAAACGGCTTGAAGCCGATCTGGGTCGCTGGGTGGGCGAGGGGCTGATCGCCCCTGAGAGCGCCGCCACCATCCGCCGTTCGCTGGCGCAGGAGGGCGGCGGCTTCAAGCTGCCGGCCCTGATCGGCCTGTTCGGCGGCCTGTTGATCGCCTCCAGCGTCTCTGCCTTCGTCGCGGCGAACTGGGAGGAAATCCCCCGCGTTGCGAAGCTCGTGATGATCCTGCTCGGCCTCGCCGGTGCGCTCGGCGTCTCGGCTCGGCTGCAGAGCCGTGGCTCGACCGGCGGCGCCGATGCCGCCGCGACCTGCGGCACGCTGATCTTCGCCGCCGGCGTCGCCCTTGTCGGCCAGATGTATCATCTGCCGACCGACTGGCCGGGCGGCGCGCTGCTGGTTGCGCTGGGCGCGCTGATCGTCGCCTTCCTGCTGCGCTCGAACGGCGCGCTCATCATCGCGATCGTTGGGATCGGCTGCTGGGCCGGCGGCCGCTGGGATGAAGGCGAGGGCAGGGCGCACCTGCTGTTCTGGCTGCCTTTCCTGCCGGCGCTCTGGCTGGCCGCGACCCGGCACAACCGCCTCGTCCACCATGTCGCGGCGCTGGCGCTGCTCGGCT
This genomic interval from Bosea sp. 29B contains the following:
- the thrS gene encoding threonine--tRNA ligase codes for the protein MTISLTFPDGAQREFPSGITGKELAGGISPSLLKRTVAMALDGVVVDLADPITADAKIEFLNREDPRALELIRHDCAHVLAEAVQELYPGTQVTIGPVIENGFFYDFFRNEPFSPEDFAPIEKKMREIVARDKPFTKEVWSRDKAKAFFRDKGEAFKVELVDAIPEDQTLKMYAQGDWIDLCRGPHMTSVGKVGNAFKLMKVAGAYWRGDSKNPMLTRIYGTAFARQEELDAHLKQIEEAEKRDHRRIGREMDLFHFQEEGPGVVFWHSKGWRLFQEVLTYMRRRLAADYEEVNAPQVLDKSLWETSGHWGWYQDNMFAVKSASAFENPNDPTRDQKVFALKPMNCPGHVQIFKHGLKSYRDLPIRLAEFGNVHRYEPSGALHGLMRVRGFTQDDAHIFCTEEQLAAECMKINDLILSVYEDFGFTEELVIKLSTRPEKRVGSDAVWDHAEDVMTRVLETIAKQSGNRIKTEINPGEGAFYGPKFEYVLRDAIGRDWQCGTTQVDFNLPERFGAFYIGSDGEKKQPVMVHRAICGSLERFVGILIEHHAGHFPLWLAPEQIVVAPITSEADAYGEEVTMALLSAGLRARADLRNEKISYKVREHSLAKVPVILAVGKREAEEKTVTVRRLGSQAQTVMSLDAVVAALVEEATPPDLARKRKARAAI